A portion of the Lolium rigidum isolate FL_2022 chromosome 1, APGP_CSIRO_Lrig_0.1, whole genome shotgun sequence genome contains these proteins:
- the LOC124658957 gene encoding ent-kaurene oxidase 2-like, whose protein sequence is MEQSLLAALPVSGWGAVATVAVAVAVLAALAAKAGVALWHKDRNNAPPVVPGFPLIGNLHQLREKRPHKTFLKWSGIYGPIYTIRTGASSVVVLNSTEVAKEAMVAKFSSISTRKLSKAFSAITRDKTMVATSDYGDFHKMVKRYVIAGALGSSAQRKFRNTRDMMIDNMLSTYRKFVIDDPHAPLNFREVFKNELFRLSLIQSLGEDVSSVYVEEFRREISKDEIYQITVVDIMMCSIDVDWRDFFPYLGWIPNRSFETRVHNTEYRRTAVMRALVHQQKIRIARGETRVSYLDFLVAENTSLTEEQLTMLVWEELIEAADTTLVATEWAMYELAKNPEKQDRLFREIQEVCGDKTVTEDHLPQLAYLNGVFHETLRLHSPAPLVPPRFVHESTKLAGYNIPAGTQIIINLYGCNMNKNDWEEPEEWRPERFLDGRFEAADMYKTMAFGAGRRACPGVVQVANISCTAIARFVQEFAWRLKEGDEDNVDTVQLMSYKLHPLYVYLIPRRV, encoded by the exons ATGGAACAGTCGCTGCTGGCGGCGCTCCCCGTGAGCGGCTGGGGCGCGGTGGCCACCGTCGCCGTGGCCGTCGCCGTCCTGGCCGCGCTCGCCGCCAAGGCCGGTGTCGCGCTGTGGCACAAGGACCGCAACAACGCGCCCCCAG TTGTTCCTGGTTTTCCTCTTATTGGAAATCTACATCAATTGAGAGAGAAAAGGCCACATAAAACCTTCTTAAAATGGTCTGGCATTTATGGGCCAATATATACCATACGGACCGGGGCTTCTTCCGTAGTTGTGCTCAACTCAACAGAAGTAGCGAAGGAG GCAATGGTTGCAAAGTTCTCATCCATATCTACTCGAAAACTATCTAAAGCATTTTCAGCTATCACTCGTGATAAAACTATGGTTGCTACAAGTGACTACGGTGACTTTCACAAAATGGTGAAGCGTTATGTTATCGCGGGCGCATTGGGTTCTTCTGCTCAG AGAAAATTCCGGAACACAAGAGACATGATGATTGATAACATGTTAAGCACTTACCGTAAGTTTGTGATTGATGACCCACATGCTCCTTTGAACTTCAGAGAAGTTTTCAAGAACGAGTTATTCCGCTTGTCATTGATCCAG AGCTTAGGTGAGGATGTGAGTTCAGTCTATGTTGAGGAGTTTAGGAGGGAGATATCCAAGGATGAAATCTACCAGATCACTGTGGTTGACATTATGATGTGCTCAATTGATGTTGACTGGAGGGACTTCTTCCCGTACCTCGGCTGGATCCCGAACCGGAGCTTCGAAACAAGAGTTCATAACACGGAATACAGGCGAACCGCGGTTATGCGGGCCTTGGTCCATCAACAGAAGATAAGAATTGCGCGTGGCGAG ACAAGGGTATCGTATCTGGACTTCCTGGTGGCAGAGAACACATCACTGACAGAGGAGCAATTGACAATGCTGGTGTGGGAGGAACTCATAGAGGCTGCAGATACAACTTTGGTAGCCACCGAGTGGGCTATGTATGAGCTTGCCAAGAACCCCGAGAAACAG GACCGCCTCTTCAGGGAGATCCAGGAGGTGTGCGGTGACAAGACGGTCACCGAGGATCACCTGCCTCAGCTGGCGTACCTGAACGGTGTGTTCCACGAGACGCTGCGGCTTCATTCTCCTGCTCCACTGGTACCTCCGAGGTTCGTCCACGAGAGCACCAAGCTGGCCGGCTACAACATCCCAGCCGGCACACAG ATCATCATCAACTTGTACGGATGTAACATGAACAAGAACGATTGGGAGGAGCCTGAGGAGTGGAGACCGGAGAGGTTCTTGGATGGGAGGTTCGAGGCCGCAGACATGTACAAGACCATGGCGTTCGGCGCTGGGAGGAGGGCCTGCCCAGGTGTGGTGCAGGTGGCGAACATTTCGTGCACCGCCATTGCGCGGTTCGTGCAGGAGTTCGCATGGAGGCTCAAGGAGGGCGACGAGGACAACGTGGACACGGTACAACTCATGAGCTACAAGCTCCACCCGCTGTATGTGTATCTCATACCAAGAAGGGTGTGA